The following proteins are co-located in the Aulosira sp. FACHB-615 genome:
- a CDS encoding AAA family ATPase has protein sequence MFDFNADYQILAKIYESHKTLVYRAILKLNRQPVILKTLRQEYSNFDELIRYNHEYEIISFLNSKRVIRAYNLHRYNNNLLIVLEDFGGQSLKSLMSERQLTLVEFLAIAIEITESLGIIHNSNIIHKDINPSNIVYNQETKELKIIDFGISSRLPSEILSIIPANNLEGTLAYIAPEQTGRINQSIDYRADFYSLGVTFYELLTNQLPFDTSDPIELVHCHIAQKPLPVCEVISLIPITVSNIVTKLLAKNPEDRYQSTLGIKSDLETCLDQLKTLERIHQFSLGSQDISDRFHISQKLYGREREINQILDAFERVSQSNTETLVISGYSGIGKSALVNEIHQAIATRQGYFINGKFDQVKQNIPYAAITQAFQNLVRQLLSEPEIRLKIWKKKILAALRLNGQIIIDIIPDLEKIIGKQPQVEQVGASETQNRFNLFFKEFIYVFTQKEHPLVIFLDDLQWADLSSIKLIELLLNDPDSQYLLIIGAYRDNEVSSSHPLMLTLETIKKAGIKVNEIVLHPLKINQIQQLIGESLRCSEAESKTLAELAMAKTNGNPFFLNQLLRSLYREKLLLFDRIRRCWQWDTEKIQGVGITDNVVTLMTLKLEKLDEKTQNLLKLAACIGNQFDLDILTIINTQAQTAIADELEPAIKEGLILPLSSEYKIPLLGSQPEIFDSSLSKFPKSISYKFLHDRLHQAAYNLIPEHEKKVIHLQVGRFLLKNTEEDELEKSSFDILYQLNRGTELVTEQLEKDELAKLNLLAGKKAKVSTAYESAFEYLNLALKLLSINSWEVLYELTLEIHLETLEVLYLSGKLDRAKNLDTIVLRKANNVLDKVKVYELKILFYRSQLQLETAIDSGLEVLKLLGLVLPKKPHRLNILTKHFQIKSLLKKIRVEDLANLPQIKDPNQLAIINILCNLISPAYSTNQNLYHLIIIKLLYIHINYGNSDQASIAYVHYANYLCDTIEDFDLGYRFGQLSLKILNDFNTNRLKSIVLHMYYGFIKHWRNDATSELKLLADAIQTGIEYGEIVYSNYAASSYCYHLLFFAGENLEFIEIAIDKYIKLFAVYNDKYGYDFLIFCRSFCQNLINTDANRIPDMNTCNDEKISLYINSQSYILVFFGVFFKYLKFYFLKDYYQAIQYSTLCEKYKAFGSGTILIPQHSFYESLSLLAVARNSRENQGKQFINKVLHNQKQMKKWANNAPTNYQNKYDLVEAEKARFFGQTWKAEQLYEKAIQGAKKSEFIHEEAIAYERAAEFYLSLGREEIGKLYLRNAYHCYSRWGAKAKIKALESEYPQFLMDINNRKENQSINITESASGTNPQVLDLMTVTKASQVLAGEIELDKLLAKLMKTVIENGGAQKGFLLLEKDNKWVIEAEGTVNSDDVNTLQSISVDFVDYLTHPPRLSSAIINYVARTQESVILTDAAHEGQFTGDPYIIATQPKSVLCTPLLNQGKLNGILYLENNLTTGAFTPDRLEVLKLLSSQAAISLQNAQLYVALYENEKRLAQFLEAMPIGVFALNAKGEPYYANQAAQLILGKGIVTGATTDRLTETYQAYLAGTDQLYPTQQQPIVRALNGESTTTDDIEIHQVDKTIPLEVSATPVYDEKGQIIYAIATFQDITERKQAEADRVEFTQELALKNLALEQAKDELEGYSRTLEQKVSQRTQELSQTLDILKATQAELLFENELLRSNEQASTFDYQVGGSLPMDASTYVVRSADRYLYKALKRGEFCYVLNARQMGKSSLMVRMIHYLQHEGVCCAPIDMTLIGSENVTPDQWYKGFASELGRRLGLRSKVNLKAWWKERDDISPVQRLSEFIEEVLLVEVGIENEIPSKPLVIFIDEIDSVLSLNFSVNDFFALIRYCYNQRSLNPQYQRLTFAFFGVATPSDLISNIQTTPFNIGQFIQLEGFKEHEAQPLLQGLAEKVSNPQTVLKEILAWTNGQPFLTQKLCKLIRNNSSPIPNGSEVSWIENLVRTNIIDDWESQDEPEHLRTIRDRLLKSNKSVQLLEIFRQVLHQEEVITVDSPEEKELLLSGLVVKQQGMLRVQNRIYKLIFDHSWVDLHI, from the coding sequence ATGTTCGATTTCAATGCTGACTATCAAATTCTAGCTAAAATTTATGAAAGTCATAAAACTTTAGTTTACCGAGCTATCCTCAAGCTAAACCGTCAGCCTGTTATTCTTAAAACCTTAAGACAAGAATACTCTAATTTTGATGAATTAATTAGATACAACCATGAATATGAAATCATTAGTTTTTTAAATAGCAAGAGAGTTATTCGAGCTTATAATTTGCATAGATATAATAATAATTTGCTCATAGTTTTAGAGGATTTTGGAGGGCAATCTCTAAAATCATTAATGTCCGAGCGGCAATTAACTTTAGTAGAGTTTTTGGCGATCGCAATTGAGATTACTGAGAGCTTAGGGATTATTCATAATTCCAATATTATCCATAAAGATATTAACCCTTCTAATATTGTTTACAACCAGGAAACAAAAGAACTTAAAATCATAGACTTTGGTATTTCTAGCCGTTTACCCTCAGAAATTCTGAGTATAATCCCCGCCAACAACTTAGAAGGAACTTTAGCTTATATAGCTCCAGAACAAACAGGTAGAATCAACCAAAGTATAGATTATCGTGCTGACTTTTATTCCCTGGGCGTGACTTTTTACGAACTCCTGACAAATCAACTTCCTTTTGATACAAGCGATCCAATAGAGTTAGTTCATTGTCATATTGCACAAAAACCATTACCTGTTTGTGAAGTCATTTCTCTAATTCCTATAACTGTTTCTAATATTGTCACAAAATTATTAGCAAAAAATCCAGAGGACAGATATCAAAGCACTTTAGGGATTAAAAGCGATTTAGAAACTTGTCTCGATCAATTAAAAACTTTAGAACGAATTCATCAATTTTCTTTAGGAAGCCAAGATATTTCTGATCGCTTTCATATTTCCCAAAAACTATATGGGCGAGAGCGGGAAATAAATCAAATTTTAGATGCTTTTGAACGAGTTAGCCAAAGTAATACAGAAACGCTCGTAATTTCTGGTTATTCAGGCATTGGTAAATCCGCTTTAGTCAATGAAATTCACCAAGCGATCGCTACCCGACAAGGATATTTTATTAATGGCAAATTCGACCAGGTTAAGCAAAATATTCCCTATGCAGCTATTACTCAAGCTTTCCAAAACTTAGTACGTCAGCTTTTAAGCGAGCCTGAAATAAGATTGAAAATCTGGAAAAAGAAAATATTAGCAGCGTTGAGACTTAACGGACAAATTATCATAGATATTATCCCTGACCTCGAAAAAATTATTGGAAAGCAACCCCAGGTCGAGCAAGTAGGTGCAAGTGAAACCCAAAATCGATTTAACTTATTTTTTAAAGAATTCATTTATGTTTTTACTCAGAAAGAACACCCACTTGTAATTTTCTTGGATGATTTACAGTGGGCAGATTTATCATCTATAAAGTTAATTGAATTATTGCTGAACGATCCTGATAGTCAGTATCTCTTAATAATAGGAGCCTACAGAGATAATGAAGTCAGTTCTAGCCATCCTTTAATGCTAACTTTAGAAACCATTAAAAAGGCAGGCATAAAAGTTAATGAGATTGTTCTTCACCCTTTGAAAATAAACCAGATTCAACAATTAATTGGTGAGAGTTTAAGATGCTCAGAAGCAGAGTCAAAAACTCTAGCAGAGTTAGCGATGGCGAAAACCAACGGCAATCCCTTCTTTTTAAATCAATTGCTTCGATCGCTTTATAGAGAAAAATTACTGTTATTCGATCGAATTAGACGGTGTTGGCAGTGGGATACAGAAAAAATTCAAGGAGTAGGAATTACTGATAATGTTGTCACTTTAATGACTCTCAAGCTCGAAAAGCTAGATGAAAAAACTCAAAACCTTCTGAAATTAGCGGCATGTATTGGAAATCAATTCGATCTAGATATTCTCACTATTATTAATACTCAAGCTCAAACAGCTATAGCTGATGAACTAGAACCAGCTATTAAAGAAGGATTAATTCTACCATTAAGTAGCGAATATAAAATACCTCTACTTGGGAGTCAGCCAGAAATTTTCGATTCTTCTCTTTCCAAGTTCCCCAAATCGATCTCTTATAAATTTTTACACGATCGCCTTCATCAAGCGGCTTATAATCTGATTCCAGAGCATGAAAAGAAAGTAATTCATCTACAAGTGGGTCGCTTCTTGTTGAAAAATACTGAAGAAGATGAGTTAGAAAAAAGTAGTTTTGATATTCTTTATCAACTTAATAGAGGGACAGAATTAGTTACGGAACAATTAGAAAAAGATGAATTAGCTAAGCTAAATCTACTAGCTGGAAAAAAAGCTAAAGTATCAACAGCTTATGAATCTGCTTTTGAATACTTAAATTTAGCCCTAAAATTATTATCAATAAACAGTTGGGAAGTTCTCTACGAACTAACTCTAGAAATTCATCTGGAAACATTAGAGGTTCTCTATTTAAGTGGTAAATTAGATCGAGCTAAAAATCTCGATACTATTGTCTTAAGAAAAGCTAATAATGTACTCGATAAAGTTAAGGTATACGAGCTAAAAATCTTATTTTATAGATCTCAGCTTCAGCTAGAGACAGCCATAGATAGCGGTCTAGAAGTTTTAAAACTGCTGGGACTAGTTTTGCCAAAAAAACCGCATAGATTAAATATATTAACTAAGCATTTCCAGATTAAATCGCTTCTCAAAAAGATACGGGTGGAAGATTTAGCCAATCTTCCACAAATAAAAGATCCAAATCAACTTGCAATCATAAACATTTTATGCAATCTTATTTCTCCTGCCTATTCGACTAATCAAAACTTATATCATTTAATTATTATTAAGCTCCTCTATATTCATATCAACTATGGAAATTCCGACCAAGCTTCCATCGCTTACGTTCATTATGCAAATTACTTATGTGACACAATAGAGGATTTTGACTTAGGCTATCGATTTGGGCAATTGTCTTTAAAAATATTAAACGACTTTAATACCAATAGACTGAAATCGATTGTCCTACATATGTATTATGGTTTTATTAAACACTGGAGAAATGATGCTACTAGCGAACTTAAATTATTGGCTGATGCTATTCAAACGGGAATTGAATATGGAGAAATAGTATACAGTAACTATGCCGCTTCAAGCTATTGCTATCATTTACTTTTTTTTGCAGGGGAAAATTTAGAATTTATTGAAATAGCAATAGACAAATACATAAAATTATTTGCAGTTTACAACGACAAATATGGATATGATTTTTTAATTTTTTGTCGAAGTTTTTGTCAGAATCTAATTAATACTGATGCAAATCGAATCCCAGACATGAACACTTGTAACGACGAAAAAATAAGTTTATATATAAACTCTCAGTCGTATATCCTTGTTTTCTTTGGAGTATTCTTTAAATATTTAAAATTCTATTTTTTAAAAGATTATTACCAAGCTATTCAATATAGTACATTATGTGAAAAATATAAAGCTTTTGGGAGTGGTACTATCTTAATCCCTCAGCACAGCTTTTATGAATCCCTTAGCCTTTTAGCTGTTGCTCGCAATAGTCGTGAAAACCAGGGTAAACAGTTCATCAACAAAGTATTGCATAACCAGAAGCAAATGAAAAAATGGGCGAACAATGCTCCCACAAACTACCAAAATAAGTACGATCTAGTCGAGGCTGAGAAAGCACGATTTTTCGGGCAGACTTGGAAGGCAGAACAACTTTATGAAAAAGCGATTCAAGGTGCTAAAAAATCTGAATTTATCCATGAAGAAGCCATAGCTTATGAACGTGCAGCAGAATTTTATCTCTCTCTGGGTAGAGAAGAAATAGGAAAACTATACCTGAGAAATGCCTATCATTGTTATAGTCGCTGGGGTGCAAAAGCCAAAATTAAAGCCCTAGAATCGGAGTACCCACAGTTTCTGATGGATATTAACAACCGAAAAGAAAACCAAAGCATTAATATAACTGAATCTGCTAGTGGTACAAATCCTCAAGTACTCGATCTGATGACAGTTACCAAAGCCTCTCAAGTATTAGCTGGTGAAATTGAACTAGATAAATTACTGGCTAAATTAATGAAAACTGTAATTGAAAATGGAGGTGCTCAAAAAGGCTTTCTGCTTCTAGAAAAAGATAATAAATGGGTGATCGAAGCTGAAGGGACGGTAAATTCTGATGACGTTAATACACTACAATCCATTTCAGTAGACTTCGTAGATTACTTAACTCACCCCCCCCGCTTGTCATCTGCCATTATCAATTATGTTGCTCGCACGCAGGAAAGTGTAATTTTAACTGATGCTGCTCATGAGGGACAATTTACTGGTGATCCTTACATTATTGCTACTCAACCTAAATCCGTTCTTTGCACGCCCTTACTTAATCAAGGCAAGCTTAACGGCATCTTATATCTGGAAAACAATTTGACTACTGGTGCTTTTACACCTGATCGCCTAGAAGTTCTAAAACTCTTGTCTTCTCAAGCCGCAATTTCTCTTCAAAATGCTCAACTTTATGTTGCGTTATATGAGAACGAGAAAAGATTAGCTCAATTTTTAGAAGCTATGCCCATAGGTGTCTTTGCACTTAATGCTAAAGGCGAACCCTACTATGCAAATCAGGCTGCCCAGCTAATCCTTGGTAAGGGAATTGTAACTGGAGCTACAACTGATCGATTGACCGAAACTTATCAGGCTTATTTAGCAGGGACAGACCAATTATACCCAACTCAACAACAACCCATTGTACGAGCCTTAAATGGCGAAAGTACAACTACGGATGATATAGAAATTCACCAAGTTGATAAAACAATTCCTTTAGAAGTATCAGCTACCCCTGTTTACGATGAGAAGGGACAAATTATCTATGCGATCGCTACCTTTCAGGATATCACCGAACGCAAACAAGCCGAAGCTGATCGAGTTGAGTTTACCCAAGAACTAGCCCTCAAAAATCTTGCTTTAGAACAAGCTAAAGATGAGCTAGAAGGGTATAGCCGAACTTTAGAACAAAAAGTCTCACAACGCACACAAGAACTGTCACAAACACTAGATATTCTCAAAGCCACCCAAGCAGAACTGTTATTTGAAAACGAGTTACTCAGAAGTAATGAACAAGCAAGCACTTTTGACTATCAAGTGGGAGGAAGCTTGCCGATGGATGCTTCCACTTATGTAGTGCGTTCCGCAGATCGTTACCTCTACAAAGCTTTGAAGCGGGGAGAGTTTTGCTACGTTCTCAATGCCCGGCAGATGGGAAAGTCCAGTCTTATGGTACGTATGATTCACTACCTCCAGCACGAAGGGGTTTGTTGTGCGCCGATTGATATGACTCTCATTGGCAGCGAAAATGTTACCCCGGATCAATGGTATAAGGGATTCGCCTCTGAGTTAGGGCGACGTTTGGGTTTACGAAGCAAAGTTAACCTAAAAGCTTGGTGGAAAGAGCGAGATGATATTTCTCCAGTTCAGAGGTTGAGCGAATTTATCGAAGAAGTCCTGCTAGTAGAAGTCGGTATAGAAAATGAAATTCCCTCAAAACCACTAGTCATTTTTATCGATGAAATTGATAGTGTTTTAAGTTTGAATTTCTCAGTTAATGACTTTTTTGCCTTGATTCGCTACTGTTACAATCAGCGCAGTCTCAATCCACAATATCAGCGTTTGACTTTTGCTTTTTTTGGTGTCGCTACCCCCTCAGATTTAATTAGTAATATCCAAACAACCCCCTTTAACATTGGTCAGTTTATTCAACTGGAAGGTTTTAAAGAGCATGAAGCCCAACCATTGCTACAAGGATTGGCAGAAAAAGTGAGCAATCCGCAAACCGTGCTTAAAGAAATCTTAGCTTGGACGAACGGACAACCTTTTCTTACCCAAAAACTCTGTAAGCTCATCCGCAATAATTCATCTCCTATTCCCAATGGCAGTGAAGTATCCTGGATTGAAAACTTAGTGCGGACGAATATAATAGACGATTGGGAGTCCCAGGATGAACCAGAACATTTGAGAACCATCCGCGATCGTCTTCTCAAGAGTAATAAGTCTGTTCAACTACTAGAAATTTTTCGACAAGTTTTGCATCAGGAAGAAGTTATAACAGTTGACAGCCCAGAGGAAAAGGAATTGCTCTTGTCAGGTTTAGTAGTTAAACAACAAGGAATGTTGAGAGTCCAAAACCGTATTTATAAATTGATATTTGACCACAGTTGGGTTGATTTGCACATCTAG